Within the Flavobacterium sp. CG_23.5 genome, the region TACGGCAATTAATTGGTTGTTCCAGTCGATTTCGTCAATCAAATACCGCTGAAATTCTAATGATGTTCGGCTTATTTTTTGTTGAAATTCTAATAATAGATTTTCCATTTTGGCTGTTTTAGATAACAAATGTATTAAAAAATTGTTATCTACACATAACGATTTTATATTTTTTTGTTATCTGTACGTAACGATTTTTGAAATAATTGTTTGTTTTGAATAACAATTTTTAGACTTTCAAAACCAAAGCATCTCCATAAAATGCAATTCCATCGTAACCGGTTTTCATAAAATTACGAATGTTTTGATGATCAGTTCCATTTGGATTTTTCAATACATCATCATAATAATAAGCTCCAAAGCAAGCTAAAGTGGCAGCTTCTGATAAGTTTTGGATTTCTGCGAAAGCGAACAATTTACAAGAACCAGAGTTTTCGCCAGCTGCATTATGCTGCAATCCATTTTCGAAAGCCGTTTCGGTAAAATCAAAATTTGCTTCGATTACCGCAATGGTTTCTGCAAATGTAATCGCTTCAGGAGTTTTATTTAATTTTTCTAAAAAGGATGTAATATTCATAAAAAAAATTTTTATTTTATTGAAATTTTGAAACTATAGTTTTAGCAGCAACAATTGCTCCATCCATATAACCTGGATTTTCAGAAGCCGTTTCTGAACCTGAAATATATAGTTTTTCGTTTAATAATGCGTTTTTATAGAGGGCATGACCATTGTTTTGATGTCCCATCACAAGAGTTTCGTAAGGATAGAAGACTAACGGATCATCCCGCCAAACTTTCTCGTGGTATCCTACATAATCTGCAGCCGCGGGACCAAAGCCTTTTATTAGTTGAGCGATAACTTTTGCTTTCCGATCTTCTTTAGAAAGTATATTAGTACCACCATTCAGAAAGCCTTTTAACGCAAAACCAGTAGTATCGTAAGTGGAGTGGTCGTACATTTCATTAATGATGCCGACTTGACTAAATAAAGTTCCAGAAAAACCATTTTCTCTCCAAAATGGGTTAGCATATTCGACAGCAAATTTTATAGATTCTCCCATCCAAGTATGTGTTTCTTTTCCTAATTGTATAAATGATTCAGGTAAATTAGGCTCAAATTGGATGGTTTGTACCAATAGATTCGGGGGCAATGTGGATATTACTTTAGATGCTAAAAAACAGTTGCCAATAGAATCAGTTAGTTCTAATTGATTGCCTATTTCTTTTATCGAAATCACTTTAGTTTGAGTCTTGATGTTCTGTAAACCCACTTGCGAAACTAATTTTTCAATTAATATCTTTGTTCCACCAACAATACGATAAGAGGGTTCTTCAGAATCTGGAATTTCAAATTTTTGCGGAGGCACAAAAGACATGGTTTCGAACAAAGAAATGCCTTGCGTGTACTGTTTGAAATACTCCAATTTTAATTCATCGAGCAATTGGATTAAGTGTGGATGTTGTCTTCCAAACCACGTGGCGCCCATTTCCATGGTTGCGCCATGTGAGCCGATGATTGTTTCTATTCGTCCACCAATGCTGTCA harbors:
- a CDS encoding flavin monoamine oxidase family protein, coding for MSKPNIVIIGAGLTGLATAYFLQKKGIEFVVLEANDSIGGRIETIIGSHGATMEMGATWFGRQHPHLIQLLDELKLEYFKQYTQGISLFETMSFVPPQKFEIPDSEEPSYRIVGGTKILIEKLVSQVGLQNIKTQTKVISIKEIGNQLELTDSIGNCFLASKVISTLPPNLLVQTIQFEPNLPESFIQLGKETHTWMGESIKFAVEYANPFWRENGFSGTLFSQVGIINEMYDHSTYDTTGFALKGFLNGGTNILSKEDRKAKVIAQLIKGFGPAAADYVGYHEKVWRDDPLVFYPYETLVMGHQNNGHALYKNALLNEKLYISGSETASENPGYMDGAIVAAKTIVSKFQ
- a CDS encoding HopJ type III effector protein; the encoded protein is MNITSFLEKLNKTPEAITFAETIAVIEANFDFTETAFENGLQHNAAGENSGSCKLFAFAEIQNLSEAATLACFGAYYYDDVLKNPNGTDHQNIRNFMKTGYDGIAFYGDALVLKV